Proteins from a genomic interval of Trichoderma breve strain T069 chromosome 2, whole genome shotgun sequence:
- a CDS encoding glutathione-dependent formaldehyde-activating enzyme domain-containing protein has translation MTDHHWETQPPYQEPDQNFNKVLQGACHCGRVKYWLSKDKPLASKYCHCGDCKVIHGAPFQWAAIFQKSDMAFQKGTESLRFYNSGSQSPEHELPCKVSCSHCGTLIMDEGRNMVLLFPTLLSFQNEAQKKNFAVQYRVVDLPDGKPKWAGLDNKSELVDEV, from the exons ATGACGGACCATCACTGGGAAACGCAGCCACCTTACCAAGAACCTGATCAGAATTTTAACAAGGTGCTACAAGGAGCTTGTCACTGCGGCAGAGTTAAATACTGGCTCAGCAAAGATAAACCCCTGGCCTCCAAATACTGTCACTGCGGCGATTGTAAAGTCATCCACG GTGCCCCTTTCCAATGGGCAGCAATATTCCAAAAGTCAGATATGGCGTTCCAGAAAGGCACCGAAAGCCTGCGCTTCTACAACTCCGGGTCACAGTCACCAGAACACGAACTACCCTGCAAAGTGAGCTGCTCTCATTGCGGCACCCTCATTATGGATGAAGGACGAAACATGGTCCTGCTATTTCCAACGCTCCTGTCATTCCAAAACGAGgctcagaagaagaatttcGCTGTCCAGTAT CGGGTTGTGGATTTACCTGATGGAAAACCGAAGTGGGCAGGGCTAGATAACAAGAGCGAGCTGGTAGATGAAGTCTGA
- a CDS encoding sugar transporter domain-containing protein produces MMDAKTAQVDEVAVSPTLEPTNDSNKDVVAQPSALSRASRISSILMVLVGGLALFSDGYNAQVIGYMNPLFAELYPDAFTSTIKTRLSNAFLIGEVFGMLFFGWGIDKLGRRTGIFFATLFLILGIVLATAAHGKTPTGMFWMMIVGRGVAGFGAGGEYPTCGTGSAEASDETAFVRRRRGMLVAVATDFAIDLGFVMAGVIVLIVLAAYHQHINDGVWRVSFGLGFILPVGLLFFRLRLINSSQYKKHAMKTHIPYWLVIKRYWRPMLGTSLAWFFYDFVTYPFGIFGSTIIGTLNPNNTLVQNIGYGTVLNCFYLPGTLIGGLLMDKIGRKQTMALGFFLWSILAFIIGGALNPITSVFPLFVVLYGIFNTLGEMGPGVGTFLCGAESFPTPVRGHFLGLAAAVGKAGAAIGTQVFTPIQNSFSDSQKGVQGVFLIGAAFAMVGCLVTWFLIPDKEKDLESEDARFRAYLEENGYEGTFGEAVDDEIKSSAFHI; encoded by the exons ATGATGGATGCCAAGACTGCTCAGGTCGATGAAGTGGCTGTTTCGCCTACTCTTGAGCCAACCAACGACTCCAACAAAGATGTTGTTGCTCAGCCGAGCGCGCTATCGCGCGCCAGCCGCATCTCGTCAATCTTGATGGTCCTTGTCGGCGGCTTGGCTCTATTCTCAGACGGTTACAATGCGCAGGTCATCGGATACATGAATCCTCTCTTTGCGGAACTTTATCCAGATGCATTCACATCGACCATCAAGACCAGATTGTCCAACGCTTTTCTCATCGGTGAAGTATTTGGCATGCTGTTCTTTGGCTGGGGAATCGACAAACTTGGTCGCCGCActggcatcttctttgcaacTCTGTTTTTAATCTTGGGTATCGTGCTGGCTACTGCGGCGCATGGCAAAACTCCCACCGGCATGTTCTGGATGATGATCGTTGGTCGTGGTGTTGCCGGGTTCGGAGCTGGAG GAGAATATCCCACATGTGGTACTGGCAGTGCCGAAGCTTCGGATGAGACTGCCTTTGTGAGGCGGCGCCGTGGCATGCTCGTCGCTGTCGCTACTGACTTCGCCATTGATCTGGGATTTGTGATGGCCGGTGTCATCGTGCTCATTGTCCTCGCAGCCTACCATCAGCATATCAACGATGGCGTGTGGCGTGTCTCCTTTGGCCTCGGTTTCATTCTTCCTGTTGGACTCTTGTTCTTCCGTCTTCGGTTGATCAACTCATCGCAGTATAAGAAGCATGCGATGAAGACGCACATTCCATACTGGCTAGTGATTAAGCGCTATTGGAGACCCATGCTCGGAACATCTCTGGCGTGGTTTTTCTACGACTTTGTT ACTTATCCATTCGGAATCTTTGGTTCCACCATCATCGGAACTCTGAACCCCAACAACACCCTTGTCCAAAACATTGGCTATGGCACTGTTCTCAACTGCTTTTACCTTCCAGGAACTCTTATTGGTGGTCTTCTCATGGACAAGATTGGTCGCAAGCAGACTATGGCATTGGGTTTCTTCCTCTGGTCGATCCTTGCCTTCATCATTGGAGGCGCTCTCAACCCCATCACGAGTGTATTCCcgctcttcgtcgtcttgtACGGAATCTTCAACACTCTTGGAGAGATGGGCCCAGGT GTTGGCACTTTTCTCTGCGGAGCTGAATCCTTCCCAACGCCAGTCCGAGGCCActtccttggccttgccgcTGCCGTGGGAAAAGCAGGTGCTGCGATTGGGACCCAAGTTTTTACACCCATTCAAAACTCTTTTTCGGATTCGCAAAAAGGAGTTCAGGGAGTCTTTCTTATCGGTGCCGCATTTGCCATGGTTGGCTGTCTTGTCACATGGTTCTTGATCCCtgacaaggagaaggaccTTGAAAGTGAAGACGCTCGGTTCCGTGCGTATCTTGAGGAGAATGGATATGAGGGAACCTTTGGAGAGGCAGTCGACGACGAGATTAAAAGCTCTGCTTTTCACATTTAG
- a CDS encoding dienelactone hydrolase family domain-containing protein, whose amino-acid sequence MASEACCKLAPVTVDYTPKGKYERIAGINTYIVGPENATKGIIDIYDIFGIWHQTIQGADRLSAHTGFVVLVPDFFDGPGLDIDAVPMDTEEKQKKVQAFFGSTGNPQTNLEKLLVLRKALTEKFPAVEGNWGLFGLCWGGKLAVLACGEGNEGVGRRFSASGTAHPGLMDENDAKVQTAPHLLLASKDEPADKVALYKEIMGDKIESTTYETMHHGWMGARADLKNEANVKEYERGYKQAADFFAKHL is encoded by the exons ATGGCTAGCGAGGCGTGCTGCAAGTTGGCTCCGGTCACCGTTGACTACACTCCCAAGGGCAAATACGAGAGGATTGCCGGCATCAACACCT ACATCGTGGGACCTGAGAATGCCACCAAGGGAATCATCGACATCTACGACATCTTCGGCATCTGGCACCAGACCATCCAGGGCGCTGACCGTCTCTCTGCCCACACTGGATTCGTCGTCCTGGTCCCCGACTTCTTCGATGGCCCGGGTCTGGACATTGACGCCGTTCCCATGGACAccgaggagaagcagaaaaaggtGCAGGCCTTCTTCGGCTCAACTGGCAACCCCCAGACCaacctggagaagctgctggtcctCCGTAAGGCACTGACGGAGAAGTTCCCGGCCGTAGAGGGTAACTGGGGTCTTTTCGGCCTCTGCTGGGGCGGCAAGCTGGCTGTTTTGGCTTGCGGAGAGGGCAACGAGGGTGTTGGTCGAAGATTCAGCGCTAGCGGAACGGCTCATCCTGG TCTCATGGACGAGAATGACGCCAAGGTCCAGAcagctcctcatctcttGCTGGCTTCCAAGGACGAGCCTGCCGACAAGGTTGCTCTGTACAAGGAGATTATGGGCGACAAGATCGAATCTACTACTTATGAGACAATGCACCACGGATGGATGGGCGCCAGAGCTGACCTGAAGAATGAGGCTAATGTCAAGGAGTATGAGCGCGGTTATAAGCAGGCCGCCGACTTCTTCGCCAAGCACCTTTAA
- a CDS encoding NADH-ubiquinone oxidoreductase b18 subunit (NDUFB7) domain-containing protein produces the protein MASDAATDARQATREEMRDAKLPLAYRDSCAHLLIPLNKCRRETWYAPWSCTDERHGYEKCQYVEFKKRVAKMNELRESKEGARSN, from the exons ATGGCTTCCGACGCAGCTACAGATGCGCGGC AGGCGACCCGCGAGGAGATGCGAGATGCAAAGCTCCCTCTCGCCTACAGAGACAGCTGCGCTCACCTCCTGATTCCCCTGAACAAGTGCCGAAGAGAGACCTGGTATGCTCCGTGGAGTTGCACG GACGAGCGACACGGCTACGAGAAATGCCAGTACGTCGAGTTCAAGAAGCGggtggccaagatgaacGAGCTGCGGGAGTCAAAAGAGGGCGCACGAAGCAACTAG
- a CDS encoding HD domain-containing protein — MAIPATLEPEAVTSYIISILQDSDYTPYIGEPISQLQHSLQCAALAAEASPAVDEATQVAALLHDVGQFAPADDLIASASLPIQNLGDAPATQSVGRVGHETLGARLLLSLGFSDKVARLVESHVAAKRYLCAVDESYNDLLSEASKKSLFYQGGPMTSEEVKEFSSGPWCQEMCQLRKWDDEAKIEGLVVRDLDSWREAIQRQIERR; from the coding sequence atgGCCATCCCTGCAACCCTTGAGCCAGAGGCTGTCACCTCTTACATAATTTCCATTCTTCAAGACTCAGACTACACTCCCTACATCGGCGAGCCAATCTctcagctgcagcattcCCTGCAATGTGCTGCGTTGGCCGCCGAGGCATCTCCAGCCGTGGATGAAGCTACACAGGTTGCTGCGCTGCTTCATGATGTTGGGCAATTCGCCCCAGCAGATGACTTGATTGCTTCAGCAAGTCTTCCAATTCAAAACTTGGGAGATGCTCCGGCTACACAGAGCGTTGGACGTGTTGGCCATGAGACTCTGGGAGCCCGCCTGCTGCTCTCACTAGGCTTCTCTGACAAAGTTGCTCGCCTGGTGGAATCGCACGTAGCAGCCAAACGCTATTTGTGTGCCGTAGATGAGTCTTATAATGACTTACTCtcagaagcaagcaaaaagagCCTCTTTTACCAAGGCGGGCCAATGACTTCAGAAGAAGTAAAGGAATTCAGCTCGGGTCCGTGGTGCCAGGAAATGTGCCAGCTCAGGAAGTGGGACGACGAGGCAAAGATTGAAGGACTCGTAGTGAGAGATTTGGACAGCTGGAGGGAGGCGATTCAGAGGCAGATTGAGCGAAGATGA
- a CDS encoding zinc-binding dehydrogenase domain-containing protein, whose protein sequence is MSKTMQAWQVAAPGPIEETLKFLDDVAQPTAPLQNGQVLVEVASAGLNPADYKMLRLGLASKALTTFPKTLGMDLSGRVVSVADDVTDTKTGDVVLVRLDPTKGPGALSQYVIANRADYAVLPSNFDLDLAAGAPTTALTAYQSIKPYVQTGSKVFINGGSGGVGTIGIQIAKALGCHVTASCSTAKKELCERVGADEIIDYKTGDVVAQLKQNGKIFDHIVDNVGSSFADLYHQASHYLKPEGAFVLVGGPMSLSGVKNVLTAKFLPSFLGGGKHQLVPYMTKNNRDDLAQVAKWLADGVIKTVIDSTFEFKEALEAFEHLKKGSSGGKVIVHVSSKA, encoded by the coding sequence ATGTCCAAAACCATGCAGGCCTGGCAAGTTGCCGCTCCTGGACCTATTGAGGAAACCTTGAAGTTTCTCGACGATGTTGCGCAGCCAACCGCACCCCTCCAAAATGGACAAGTTCTTGTCGAAGTTGCCAGTGCAGGCCTCAATCCCGCAGACTACAAAATGCTCAGATTGGGCCTCGCATCCAAGGCCCTCACGACTTTTCCCAAAACACTAGGCATGGATCTCAGCGGCCGAGTTGTCTCAGTAGCAGATGATGTTACCGACACTAAGACTGGAGACGTCGTATTAGTTCGATTGGACCCTACCAAGGGCCCTGGGGCGCTCTCTCAATATGTCATCGCCAATCGCGCAGATTATGCAGTTTTGCCGTCAAATTTTGACCTAGATCTCGCTGCCGGTGCGCCGACAACCGCTTTGACAGCATATCAGTCTATCAAGCCGTACGTCCAAACTGGCTCCAAAGTCTTCATCAATGGTGGATCTGGAGGAGTTGGCACCATTGGCATTCAGATTGCAAAAGCTCTTGGATGCCATGTCACAGCCTCTTGCTCTACGGCGAAAAAGGAGCTTTGTGAGCGAGTCGGAGCGGATGAGATTATCGATTATAAGACCGGAGATGTCGTGGCGCAATTGAAACAGAACGGAAAAATCTTTGACCACATTGTCGATAACGTCGGCTCTTCCTTTGCAGACCTTTATCACCAGGCGAGCCATTACCTTAAGCCAGAGGGAGCCTTTGTACTGGTTGGTGGCCCGATGTCTTTAAGCGGTGTCAAAAACGTCTTGACGGCGAAATTCCTTCCTTCGTTCTTGGGTGGAGGTAAACATCAATTGGTGCCGTACATGACGAAAAATAACCGTGACGATCTTGCGCAAGTTGCAAAGTGGTTGGCAGACGGAGTGATCAAAACTGTCATTGACTCGACATTTGAGTTTAAAGAGGCTTTGGAAGCGTTTGAGCATCTCAAGAAGGGCTCGAGTGGCGGAAAGGTAATTGTTCATGTCTCCAGCAAGGCATAA
- a CDS encoding phytanoyl-CoA dioxygenase (PhyH) domain-containing protein codes for MLSAEQVAFFKANGYLIVRDILNDAETAEVQKWAQEVHDWTPTADSQFMPYEEINSRGETVLCRTENYADSHEGFNGLLRGERLLGILEELSGEPMYLFKEKINYKLAGSGGFAPHIDAVAYNHIKDVKHLTILLAVDKSTLNNGGLEVVDASHNMDIPLNVEDHCITNEWVDSHEWKPVELEPGQLLIFTSYLAHRSGPNHSNENRKALYATYNRASEGDLHQDYYELRKKEWPATHMRKEGEAYEDGALRYAFGSPMLSVDAGRQLAF; via the exons ATGTTGTCAGCTGAGCAGGttgccttcttcaaggcGAATGGCTATCTCATTGTTCGAGATATCCTCAACGATGCCGAGACTGCTGAAGTACAGAAGTGGGCGCAGGAGGTGCACGACTGGACGCCAACTGCTGACTCTCAATTTATGCCTTACGAG GAGATAAATTCTCGTGGAGAGACGGTTCTTTGCCGTACAGAAAACTACGCCGATAGCCACGAGGGGTTCAATGGACTACTCCGCGGCGAAAGGCTCTTGGGGATTCTGGAAGAGCTTTCAGGAGAGCCCATGTATCTTTTCAAGGAAAAGATTAATTATAAGCTCGCAGGAAGTG GTGGATTTGCGCCGCACATTGATGCCGTGGCTTACAATCACATTAAAGATGTGAAGCATCTCACTATCTTGCTTGCTGTTGACAAATCGACTCTCAACAACGGAGGCCTggaggttgttgatgctaGCCACAACATGGATATTCCCCTCAATGTTGAAGATCACTGCATCACCAATGAGTGGGTTGACTCTCATGAGTGGAAGCCCGTTGAGCTCGAGCCCG GCCAGCTGCTCATTTTTACTTCATACCTGGCTCACCGCAGTGGACCTAACCACAGCAATGAGAACCGCAAGGCGCTCTACGCTACGTATAACCGTGCCAGCGAAGGTGATTTGCATCAAGATTACTACGAactgaggaagaaagagtGGCCCGCAACTCACATGCGTaaggagggagaggcgtATGAAGATGGAGCCTTGAGATACGCGTTCGGTTCGCCGATGCTGAGCGTTGATGCCGGCCGTCAGCTGGCTTTCTAG
- a CDS encoding heterokaryon incompatibility protein (HET) domain-containing protein produces the protein MMKEIYEHAAVVDVWLGPTTDSEAKALDLVLGDLSTMAQTYGTAWTPGANASRSLFVHFMSRRWFHRLWTLQEFALAKKIRILCGDHFINQGDLHNAALFLQTLGLTMELQYGNNGTAGTAVMQQSILRACLEDMNQLMKFVSQIPGVASDPRDFVYGILGLAEAIMERLSNMTNDVDSSISSYNPIVPDYSLSTADVFRAFILRLMHSKLGIRAVALITPGVQTGDRPGYQLQRRSVPSWVDVEHELPSWVPNLANREQFSLSNGGALFLNSSKSDFNIHGSALAVQTQRFHVKGNNLHVFGRRLGISRGSSRFPSALEWAPCATFLMNVFGPLSLLASKYPIRCEDKDLSSKELSPVEVFLSCISLGSWHPGNKFTSLNGPSLPVWKVERFIVDGISQYLCVQLASAAGNETVDYVLTQDSYDIISRAQSIKGIDEKYLYEAYKLLKMPSRILDKHDFLGCVRDMDDATDFSQTCSHLIRQFHWARGRAVFAIQLDDEYVRRFFTCSGASDRQEVTKMLLGLGPERMRKEDEVWAIQGSEWPFLLRPLYIDEERKLPVMDMPFKEKKGGWWGQTDERPHTIKVYELIGEVYVHGIMHGELFDHENDVFDFEEIVIR, from the exons atgatgaaggagattTACGAACACGCCGCGGTCGTTGATGTCTGGCTTGGACCAACTACGGACTCTGAAGCCAAAGCCCTTGATCTCGTGTTAGGCGATCTATCTACTATGGCACAAACGTATGGAACCGCATGGACTCCTGGGGCAAACGCATCAAGAAGCCTCTTCGTGCA TTTCATGTCGCGACGATGGTTTCACCGACTCTGGACACTGCAAGAGTTCGCCTTGGCAAAAAAGATTAGGATCCTTTGTGGAGATCATTTCATAAACCAAGGTGACCTTCATAATGCAGCATTGTTTCTGCAAACCCTTGGACTTACCATGGAATTGCAATATGGAAATAACGGGACCGCTGGTACAGCAGTAATGCAGCAGAGCATACTCAGGGCATGCTTGGAAGATATGAATCAACTCATGAAGTTTGTTTCTCAAATTCCAGGAGTGGCTAGCG ACCCGAGAGACTTTGTTTATGGAATTCTGGGCTTAGCAGAAGCAATCATGGAGCGCTTGTCTAACATGACCAATGATGTTGATTCATCCATATCCTCATACAACCCAATTGTTCCAGATTACAGTCTTTCGACTGCCGACGTTTTCCGAGCTTTCATTCTTCGTCTCATGCACAGTAAATTGGGTATCAGAGCAGTTGCACTCATCACTCCTGGAGTGCAAACGGGCGACAGGCCTGGGTATCAGCTTCAACGTCGAAGTGTTCCATCTTGGGTGGATGTCGAGCACGAATTACCTTCATGGGTTCCAAATTTGGCCAACCGGGAACAATTTTCTTTATCCAATGGCGGTGCTCTTTTCCTGAATAGTTCCAAGAGCGATTTCAACATTCATGGCTCAGCTTTGGCCGTACAGACACAACGCTTCCACGTCAAGGGCAATAACCTCCATGTTTTTGGCCGAAGGCTGGGTATTTCAAGAGGGTCTTCAAGATTCCCTTCAGCCCTAGAGTGGGCACCGTGTGCTACTTTTTTAATGAACGTTTTTGGCCCCTTAAGCCTATTAGCATCAAAATATCCTATCCGCTGCGAGGATAAAGACCTATCTTCCAAAGAATTGTCGCCTGTTGAAGTATTCCTGTCTTGTATCTCTTTGGGATCTTGGCACCCTGGCAATAAGTTCACATCTCTCAATGGCCCATCTTTGCCGGTGTGGAAAGTTGAGAGATTCATTGTAGACGGCATATCCCAGTACTTGTGCGTGCAGCTGgcgtctgctgctggaaatGAAACTGTTGACTACGTCCTTACTCAAGATAGCTATGATATCATCTCGCGTGCACAGTCAATAAAGGGAATCGACGAAAAGTACCTTTATGAGGCTTATAAGCTTTTAAAGATGCCCTCGCGAATACTTGACAAACACGACTTCCTCGGCTGTGTCCGTGACATGGATGATGCAACCGACTTTTCACAAACTTGTTCACATCTTATTCGTCAATTTCACTGGGCAAGAGGAAGGGCTGTGTTTGCGATACAATTGGACGATGAGTACGTCAGACGATTCTTCACTTGTTCTGGAGCCAGCGACCGGCAAGAAGTAACGAAGatgcttcttgggcttggccccgagagaatgagaaaagaagacgaggtaTGGGCAATTCAGGGGTCAGAATGGCCATTTCTGCTCCGCCCTCTCTACATcgacgaagaaagaaagctgcCTGTGATGGATATGCCAtttaaagaaaagaaaggaggTTGGTGGGGTCAAACAGATGAGAGGCCTCATACGATAAAGGTATATGAATTGATAGGAGAAGTGTATGTTCACGGCATCATGCATGGTGAGCTCTTTGATCACGAAAATGATGTATTCGATTTTGAAGAGATTGTTATACGTTAA
- a CDS encoding peroxidase domain-containing protein — translation MGDAGKCPVNHVNAAGGGTRNKDWWPESLKLNILRQHTNVTNPLGADFDYPTAFKSLDYAAVKKDLTALMTDSQDWWPADFGHYGGLFVRLAWHSAGTYRVFDGRGGGGQGQQRFAPLNSWPDNVSLDKGRRLLWPIKQKYGNKLSWADLFILSGNVALESMGFKTLGFAGGRSDTWEADESVYWGGETTWLGNDVRYSHGFAGPNDPAGAGHGVLIVDEKKHKDIHSRDLESPLGAVHMGLIYVNPEGPDGSADILAAARDIRVTFARMAMNDEETVALIAGGHTFGKTHGAGPASHVGTEPAGAPLENQGLGWVSSFNSGKGADTITSGLEVTWTKTPTQWSNQFFEYLFKFEWELTTSPAGAKQWVAKNAEPIIPHAFDSSKKLLPTMLTTDLALRFDPEYEKISRRFLENQDQFAEAFAKAWFKLTHRDMGPLSRYVGPEVPKEEFSWQDPIPAVNYTLINDSDIATLKSQILASGVSPSKLVSTAWASASTFRGSDKRGGANGARIRLSPQKDWKVNNPPQLAEVLQALEKIQQNFNGSQSGKKVSLADLIVLAGAAAIEKAAKDAGHNITVPFTPGRNDATQEQTDVESVGHLEPFADGFRNYGKSTPRVKLEHFLVDRAHLLTLSVPELTVLVGGLRVLGTNFDGSTHGVFTNRPGTLTNDFFVNLLDMGTVWKANPSDGDLFEGSDRKSGAKKWTGTRVDLVFGHHPELRAVSEVYGSSDASQKFVNDFVTAWTKVSNLDRFDLKESDSRPRL, via the exons ATGGGCGACGCCGGCAAGTGTCCTGTGAACCACGTTAACGCCGCGGGCGGCGGAACCAGAAACAAGGATTGGTGGCCCGAGtctctcaagctcaacattCTTCGCCAGCACACAAATGTGACGAACCCTCTTGGAGCCGACTTTGACTATCCCACTGCTTTCAAGTCTCTTGACTatgctgctgtcaagaagGACCTCACAGCCCTGATGACTGATTCCCAAGACTGGTGGCCCGCTGATTTCGGTCACTACGGAGGTCTGTTTGTTCGTCTGGCGTGGCACAGCGCTGGTACATACCGTGTCTTTGATGGTcgcggtggtggtggccag GGCCAACAACGATTCGCACCACTCAACAGCTGGCCGGACAACGTGAGCTTGGACAAGGGCCGTCGTCTGCTGTGGCCCATCAAGCAAAAGTATGGCAACAAGCTTTCATGGGCTGATCTCTTCATCCTGTCCGGCAACGTTGCTCTCGAGTCCATGGGATTCAAGACGCTTGGATTTGCCGGCGGCCGTTCAGACACCTGGGAAGCCGATGAGTCTGTCTACTGGGGTGGCGAAACTACATGGCTCGGCAACGATGTTCGATATTCGCATGGTTTTGCAGGCCCTAACGACCCTGCCGGCGCAGGCCACGGCGTCCTCATCGTAGACGAAAAGAAACACAAAGACATCCACTCTCGCGACCTGGAGTCTCCCCTCGGCGCT GTACACATGGGTCTAATTTACGTCAACCCAGAGGGCCCTGATGGTAGTGCCGATATTTTGGCTGCCGCTCGGGACATCCGTGTCACTTTTGCCCGCATGGCcatgaatgatgaagagactgTCGCTCTTATTGCTGGTGGCCACACCTTCGGTAAGACTCACGGTGCCGGTCCTGCAAGCCATGTTGGCACTGAGCCCGCCGGTGCTCCGCTTGAGAACCAAGGTCTCGGCTGGGTCAGCTCCTTCAACTCTGGAAAGGGTGCGGACACCATCACCAGTGGTCTTGAGGTGACCTGGACCAAGACACCAACTCAGTGGAGCAACCAGTTCTTCGAGTACCTCTTCAAGTTTGAATGGGAGCTTACCACAAGCCCTGCCGGTGCCAAGCAGTGGGTTGCTAAGAACGCTGAGCCCATCATTCCCCACGCTTTTGATTCttccaagaagctgctgcctACCATGTTGACCACGGATCTGGCACTGCGTTTTGACCCTGAGTACGAGAAGATCTCTCGTCGTTTCTTGGAGAACCAAGATCAGTTTGCTGAAGCTTTTGCCAAGGCCTGGTTCAAGCTGACACATCGTGACATGGGACCTCTCAGCCGATACGTCGGCCCTGAAGTCCCCAAGGAGGAATTTTCCTGGCAAGATCCCATCCCCGCTGTCAACTACACTCTCATCAACGACAGCGACATTGCCACGCTCAAGAGCCAGATCTTGGCATCCGGCGTGTCACCATCCAAGCTTGTTTCCACCGCATGGGCTTCTGCTTCGACCTTCCGAGGCAGCGACAAGCGTGGTGGTGCCAATGGTGCTCGTATCCGCCTGTCACCCCAGAAGGACTGGAAGGTGAACAACCCCCCTCAGCTCGCCGAGGTTCTGCAGGCTCTGGAAAAGATCCAGCAGAACTTCAACGGCTCTCAGAGTGGCAAGAAGGTTTCTCTTGCTGACCTGATTGTccttgctggagctgctgctattgagaaggctgccaaggatGCAGGACACAACATCACTGTCCCCTTTACTCCTGGTCGTAACGACGCTACTCAGGAGCAGACTGATGTTGAGTCAGTTGGCCACCTCGAGCCCTTTGCTGATGGCTTCCGCAACTACGGCAAGTCGACTCCCAGAGTCAAGCTGGAGCACTTCCTGGTTGACAGGGCACACCTTCTCACCCTCTCTGTTCCCGAACTGACTGTTCTCGTTGGTGGTCTCCGTGTTCTGGGCACCAACTTTGACGGATCAACTCACGGTGTCTTCACCAACCGTCCTGGAACTCTGACCAACGACTTCTTTGTCAACCTCCTGGACATGGGAACCGTCTGGAAGGCCAACCCCTCCGACGGCGACCTCTTCGAGGGCAGCGACCGCAAGAGCGGCGCCAAGAAGTGGACTGGTACCCGCGTTGACCTTGTCTTCGGCCATCACCCTGAGCTGCGTGCCGTCTCAGAGGTCTACGGCAGCTCTGATGCCAGCCAGAAGTTTGTCAACGACTTTGTCACTGCTTGGACAAAGGTTTCTAACCTGGATCGCTTTGACCTTAAGGAGTCTGACTCTAGACCCCGTTTGTAA